From Girardinichthys multiradiatus isolate DD_20200921_A chromosome 3, DD_fGirMul_XY1, whole genome shotgun sequence, the proteins below share one genomic window:
- the gra gene encoding uncharacterized protein C8orf88 homolog encodes MEASTRRIPLRHLKPARPLRRCVHFVEPQINAAAGEQPLMEQETTVGIDQFFKIFNLHKQKKERICYTRDFLIGLASCPEAKKRPEYLPDHPVVLSEARDPGQQELRVTLWNGVKEDI; translated from the exons ATGGAGGCATCAACAAGAAGAATCCCACTGAGGCACCTGAAGCCGGCAAGGCCCCTGCGTCGCTGTGTCCACTTTGTCG agcctCAAATAAATGCTGCGGCAGGTGAACAGCCCCTGATGGAGCAGGAG ACTACTGTTGGTATAGACCAGTTCTTCAAGATTTTCAACCTccataaacagaaaaaag AAAGAATATGTTATACGAGGGATTTTTTAATTGGTTTGGCCAGCTGCCCTGAAGCCAAGAAGAGGCCAGAATACCTACCAGACCATCCTGTTGTTTTATCCGAGGCA AGGGATCCAGGGCAACAAGAGCTGAGAGTAACACTGTGGAATGGTGTAAAAGAAGACATATGA